The Acinetobacter shaoyimingii DNA segment TTTTAATAAAGATTAATAAGTTAAGGCTGAGTGTGGATGGTATGTCTACTCACCTTTTTAAAAGACAATATTCTGATCTTTTAATTTTGTATGTGGGTACTTTAGGTGCAATTGATTTTATACAAAATAAAAAACTAGCTCGAAGTGCAAAGGGAATTCTGGCAGTTAAAGCACGCTATGAAAGACATTTATATCCAAGGAGAGAAATTCTATATCGTATTTTAAAGGAGAATGTGGCTCAGAATGGTAAATGGAGTAACTTGAATCAGGCTATTAATTTTATTCTTGATGATTTAGTCAAAGCCTTTGAGGTCTACGATGTTCAATGGCTAGAGTCTGAACTTGCAATTAAGCAAGTAAAGTTAAAGGATTTAGAGCAAAGTAATCCATCGGAGACAGTGGTAGAGAATGATGAACGAAAAATTGTCAGAAGAAAAACCCCACCTGCATCAATGGTTAAAAAAATCGAAAAATTACATCAGGAAATTAAAAACTTAAATCAGATCGTTAAGGCAAAATATCCATCTAAAGAGATGGAAAAATTTGGTTATAAAATGCCGTATAGCGGTGGGTATATCGCTGAAACTATTATCCATGAGTTAAGAACCCAGCCTGAGTTGTTGAGTGAAATTTTATTCTGAATACATTATCACTGTATTTATAAATATAGGTTTTTTAAGCTTATACTTAGGTATTATATTCTACAAATTCAATCTTAATTTAAGTATAAAACAAAGGTAATTCAATGGGTTTGGTTTCTTTCTCTGATAAAATAATTAAAAATATATTTATAAGTCTCGATCAGGACCTGACTCGAAATGGACTACTTGAGCGAAGACAAGAGCTCGATCTGAGGATTTTGCTGGAATTAATATTGTTCATTAGATCGTTGGATAAAATTAAAGGACAGTATTTTATAGTGACTTGGAATAAGTTTTATCCCCCAATTTATGCGTATAAATTTTATCCTTTCGAGTTTTTGACTTATGATTTTGGTTTGAAAAATACGAAGTATATGAACATTGATGGGGAGAGTAGAAAAGTAAATTTATTTGAGTCGACGCCCCGAGTTGAGTTATTTTACGATGTTCTCGATCTACATATAAAAAATGAAAAATTAGAGAGTCTGTGCGAAAAACTGCAACCAACTTTGAATCAGAGGAATAAGCCTGTTGAGTTTAAGCTATTGCCAGCAAGTTTCTTTTCTTCAAAATTCAGCGAAATTTCAGTTGAAAATGTTGCATATCTAAATGAGTTTTTATATAGGTTTAGAGGACATGATGAATTCACAAAAAGAAAAAACGATGAAAATAAGGCTGTTAAAAAATATCATGAATATTGTGATTATTTTAATGAAGTAATGAGTTTGAGTGCTAAAAGCTTTATTTTTGTCATTGAATTCCTTGTTCACGGTCAGCAGAAATTAAAAGATATTACTTTCATCAATCTAAAAAAAGACTTTATGAATTCGATAAGGGGGTACAGACAGCTCGCTCAGATTTCGGGATATATGGGTTTTTGGGATTTAGCAGAAAATAATCGTTTATGTTTCAGAATTATGTTTATTGTGCCTGATATTGGCATTGAAGCAGAAGAATGGATTGAGGATATTAGTTATTACTGGGAGAATATTTATTTCAGTAAAATTAGAGATAAAGATATTTATCAATTTAAAGGAACAGATGCGATTAGATTTGAAACAGTTCAGTTGCCTGTTGCTTGGTCACATAAAAAATTGAACTCTCGATTTTTAGAGGTTGGTAAAAATAATCAAAATATGAAAAAGCTCATTTGTGAGCATGCTATCTCTTATATTGTACTGTCTGAATTTTATTATTGTCCGTTTGAGCTGCAGCTTTACCTTAAAGCTATAGCGATGATTTCGGAGGAGCAATCTAGGGGCGATCCAGAGATGCAAGCTAAAGGAAAACGAATATATAGGGTGTTTAGAGGAAGTCTTTCTAAAAAACAAAGTCTGGCGTAACTTTAGCTTCTGCACCATTACCATATTTTGGTTGTTATCGTTGTATGGTCTTATGGTGCAATCGTTAGATCGTAGGAACTCGCTTAACAGGTAATATATATTATTAACTAAAGAGTAATATATTAATTAGAAACAAAACCTTATATAACTGAGTAGATGTATGATTCACCTAACATGGTATAGCCCATACTCAAATGGGCTATAGACCATGTATCAATGACATAGTGTTAAAATATTCAGAACTAACCCTATAGTATGTTCCAAAGTCTATAAACATATTCAGCTAAGCAGGATGATCACAACATCCTGTTAGAGAATCATGATCAGTATAAATTTACATCTATCTCTTAGATATGAACCTTAACATGTCAAGAGAAACCAAATGTACCAGAATATTCAATACGATCAGCTTTACCATGAAGCAGAAGTGCTGGCAGCAGTAGATCATTTCATTCAAGAGGTTTGCTTAGGTAGTTATGATTTATATCATCAAAACCTGATGATAGACCTACAAAAATTAGTTCCGTCGTTTAAGCCAATCTACAATGCAGATTTTTCCTATTGTAATTCAGTACTGATATTTATTGAGGTTGTGAAGATCATTGATTACACCTTAAGTCTGATGCCACAGGGAAATTATGGCTCTATCACCAATTTTGATGAGATGATTGTTTGGCATATTTTGACTTACATCCAGTCATTATCTGGTTGTATACAACAACAATTGATGAACTATCAACAACGTGAATTAAAGAATCAGCAAAGCCTATTCGACTATACATATACACTTATTCATCATTATGCGAGAACACTGGTTGTTCGAGTGGATTTGTCTATCAAGAAAGAATATCAAGCCTTATATAACATTCAGGCATTTAATCTAGCCTTAGACATAATGCTTCGTCGAATTGCAGATCAGGACACTTGCTTTAGTCATTTATATGGTTATGCATGGGCTTTAGAGCATGGGATAACTAAAGGTTATCACTGCCATTTATTGCTTATGTACGATGGAAATGAACATCACAGAGATTATGCATTAGGGGAGTGGGTAGGTCAGTGCTGGGAGCAGATTACTCATGGGTGTGGTTATATTTTTAACTGTAATCATTCAGATTATAAGGCTAAATTTGAAGCAATGGGGACATTGGGAGTAGGTATGATTCATCGTAATAATGCGAATGAAGTCTATAACTTTCTTAACTATATTGTCCCTTATCTCGTCAATGAAGAAAAAGAACAACAACATCCGAGGGTGAAGGATTCAACCAATATGCGTAGTTTTGGTACAGGGCAGTTTAATTCTAAAAACCGTAGAAGAATAGAGTTCTCTAGTAATGATTCTAAATAATTTCAGATACATAACATCCTCATGAGAATCATGAAGCTCTTTTCAGGGCACATGGAAACAAGGTCTACATTCGTGTAGGCCTTTTTTATTATCTGAATGAGGAGTTTGGCGATGAGCTTGAAATGCCCCTTTTGCCAATCAGCAGAAATCGTAGTGATTGAAATGAATCAGCAGTCTAGTACAGCCCTTGCACAAGTAGTGTCTCCTGCAACCTTAGGCGCACTTGGTGCGACAGTGGCAAAGTCTTTTAACTTGCCTCCATTGGTTGGTGGCGTAGCAGGCACAGTAATCGGTGGGCTGATCAATGCTGTCACTGAGCAACCCACACTGCCACAGCAGTCTTTGTGTTATTGCCAAAGCTGTACTCAGAAATTCCCATCAAGCTTGCTTCATGCAGGTTGAAGTACATTAAAAGGAATACCATCATGGCACATCAATTAGAACAAATGGCGTATGTCGGGGAAACCCCTTGGCATGGGCTCGGCAACCAACTCACCCAAAACCAACCGATAGAAGTCTGGGCACAACAAGCAGGTATGGACTGGCGGATCGAATCATCCAATGTCAGTTATATGGCTCAAAATGAACGAGGGCAAAGCATTATCATGCCTTATGAAGAACAACGAGTTTTGTATCGTTCTGATACTCATGCACCACTGTCCGTCGTCAGTCAACGCTTTCAGGAAGTCCAACCCAGAGAGATTTTAGAATTTTATCGTGACCTTACCGAGCAATCAGGTTTTGAACTAGAAACCGCAGGCGTACTCAAAGGTGGCAAGAAATTCTGGGCATTGGCACGGACTGGACAAAGCTCCATGTTAAAAGGAAAAGATGTCAGTAATGGCTATATGCTCTTAGCCACAGCATGTGACGGAACCCTTGCCACCACCGCACAATTCACATCGATCCGTGTCGTATGTAACAACACTTTAGCCATTGCACTAAAAGGTCAGAACAGCAGTGCAGGTGTGGTCAAAGTTCCGCACAGTACCAAGTTCGATGCTGAAAAAGTTAAACAACAACTCGGCATTTCAGTACGTGCATGGGATGAACATATGTATGAAATGAAACAACTAACACAACGTAAAGTCAGTCAAATGGAAGCCTCAGCTTACTTTGATGCCGTGTTCAATAACAGCACCATGAACAACGTACTAGATCAAGAGGACAACATCATTCAATTCTACCGTGATGTGGCGACTCAAGCCCAAGCCAATGGCAAAGACAAAGCTGAACCAAATGGCAAAGCTATGAGTCGAGCTATGGAAATGTTTAATGGTCAAGGGCGTGGTGCGGAGCTGAGTTCTGCCAAAGGAACAGCCTATGGATTGCTGTGTTCAATCACAGAATTTATAGACCACGAACGTCGTGCCATGAGCACCGATCACCGACTCGATTCAGCGTGGTTTGGTGCAGGTGCATCGATCAAGCAACGTGGATTGGAACAGGCACTTAGTATGCTCACTTAGTTCAAAACTACACTTTTCACTAATGGAAAGTTAGACCCATCTGTGCATTTTTAAAGGGAATATTAAATTTTAAAAATTATTAAAACCATAGCTTCGGCTGTGGTTTTTTTATGCCCGAAATTTGTCTTCTTAATCCTATTACCAATCAAGAAGCTTACTCCGCTCTCAATCAAATCATCAATAAATCCCACAGTTAAATATCAGGAATTCAACATGAATACAGCAATATTAGATCCTACAATTCAACAAGCAAGTACCCCATTTATTGCCCCCAAACTCTTCACTGCAAAAAGATTGGTCAATACCAAAAATATGACTCAGGCAGAATGGCTTGAAGTCCGTCGCCAAGGCATCGGCAGTAGCGATTGTGCAGCAGCCTGTGGGCTTAATCCCTATATGTCGATGCTTGAACTATGGATGATCAAGACAGGACGAGTTAAACAATCCATTGAAGATGAAAGTTCAGGTCATGCGCCTTTATATTGGGGTAAACAGCTTGAACCTTTGGTCGCTGAATACTACAGCATGCATACCAACAACAAAGTCCGTCGTATCAATGCAGTACTGCAACATCCCGAAGCGGATAAGTACTTTATGTTGGCAAACTTAGATTACTCCGTGGTAGGCAGTGATGAAGTTCAGATTTTAGAATGTAAAACCGCAGGAGAATATGGCGCAAAGTTATGGCGAGATGGGGTGCCTTTATATGTACTGTGTCAGGTGCAACATCAATTAGCAGTCACGGGTAAAAAGGCAGCACATATCTGTGTACTGATCTGTGGTCACGAAACACGTATCTATAAAGTGGTTCGTAGTGAATCCGTGATTCAACATATCGTCAATGCTGAACGCTACTTTTGGGAGTGCGTAGAAAAAGATATACCGCCTGATGCGGATGCCAGTGAATCGGCAGCCAAAGCCATACAGCAACTCTATCCTCAACACATTCCCTTAACTGTAGAAGACCTCAGTCAAAATGAACATGCTAATCAATTGTTCACACAGCTGATCCAAGAGAAACATCACATCGAAGCCCATCAAAATAGATTTGATGAAACCAAGCATCAAATCCAAATGCTGATGAAGGATGCGGAACGAGCCACTTTTGCCATGGGTTCAGTCACGTGGAAACGAGCGAAAGATTCGATAGGCTTAGATACGAAGGCTGTCCTTAAACTTCATCCTGAACTCATCAATCAATTCCCACAAAACAAAATCGGTACTCGACGTTTTCAGATTTATAGCGATGACGAATAAAACAAAAAGGTCGATCTATCCATTCTGTCAAAAAGCGCAAAAAACCGCCCCGATTCACCAACACCCGAAGGTGCGGTGAACCCAAATGGCAGTCTTTGCGCACTTATATGATCTTTAAACAGTTTTGTATTTGCTTACATAACAAAGGGTCGTTAGTAAAATTTTACATATAGGACAAATATCATGATCAAAGGTTTAGCGATAACACCACCGATCCTTGGACGAATTAGTATTGGTAAAGTGGTTGAAAAGAACGGTAAGCGTCTACCTGAAAAGGATGACCAATTTACCATTACCAGTCAAATCCAAGGTAAGGAGGGATGGATCAAACATCCACTGGATGAACAACTACGAGCTAAAGCTCCAAATCAAAAGCTCAGAACCATTCCAGTACGGATGATCTTTGATGATCCTGAACTGAATCTAAGAGCTGAGTACACTTTATTTGATCGTCAGACAGGACGACCTGTCTGTGTCGGTAATGGAGAAACTTGTCAAAGATTGACTCATCAAGGTGTCGAACAACATCCGTGTCCATCGCCTGATTTATGTCCATTGGCACAAGGGGGCAACTGTAAACCGTTTGGACGATTGCATGTGAACTTAGATGAGTCGGATGAACTCGGTACATTTATTTTTAGAACCACAGGCTTTAACAGTATCCGCACTTTGGCTGCCCGGTTGAGTTATTACCATGCAGCATCCAATGGCTTACTGTCATGCCTACCACTTCAATTGACGTTAAGAGGCAAGTCAACCACACAAAGTTATCGTACCCCTGTGTACTATGTAGATTTAACTTTGAGGGATGGTGTCAATCTGCAACATGCCATTCAAATGGCACAAGACATTGATCAGCAAAGCAAAGCGATAGGTTTTAATCAAACCGCATTAGATCAAATGGCGAGAGAATGTATTGCCAATGCTCAGTTTGAAGTGAATACCGAGGAGGGTTTGGATTTGGTGGAGGAGTTTTATAGCGATGAAAATCAAGAGACTGAAGTAGAACAAGCACAGCCTTTAACAATGACGAGAGCTAAAGTAAAAGTTAAGTCGAATCAAGGTGAGGATTTTGTGCAGGATATGCAGAAGGGATTACAGGGCAGTGTGAGGGCGGTGAATTAAGTTCGATCCATAAAATAAGGGGAGGGAAATTCCCTTATTTTTTTAGGGTTTAATGCTTATTCGAAATAATCAGAATTTTATATAACCAATTATACTTTCTGGCCTAACATCTTTTGAAACTCTAATTTCAAAATTATTAGCTTCAGAAAATTCATTTTCATTATTTAAATAATCACTTAGATCCACAGCAAAAATAATATGCTGAACACTATTAAAATAACTTCTACATATGTGGAATGATTTTCCAAAGTAACAACATTGGAATTTAGGACTAGGCTTAAAACCATCTTGTAAAATGCTATCTAAATTTTCAAGATAAGTAGCATGAAAGTAAATATTATTGTTTTTAACAAAAACATGTTCTAAATCAGATTGGTCACCATTTTTTATATCTTGATAAAATAAATCTAAATCATTTTGCATAATCATTACCTCAGTATTACCAAGTTTGCATTTTAAATAGTCTACCTTGCTTCCCATCATCATGAAGGCGAACTATAATTTCAGAGTCAGTAATCCATTCACTAACTTCTTCATAGTCATTTGGTATATCTGCTTGAATCATAGTAATGATTTGTTGAATTCCTTCATTCCCGAGCGAATAGATTTCTTTCAGCAAATTTTCTTTTTTTCTGTCATCTAAAGTCTCGAAAACTCCATCATGAAAAACAAAATGAGGGAAATTTTTATTTTGATAAGCCTTTAACATTGCTAAATCAAAGGCAATACATAACAGCTTTTTATAAGAATTACCTTTATCTGCGCTTGTCTTGTTTCCAGTAGAATCTAGAAGGCTAGCAGAGAAACTAACATGGTTTTCATTATTAAGATTCACAGAGAGCATAGCAGGTTCTGAAATTACCGAGTTAACTAAGTGGCTGAAATTTAGACGAATATTTGCAAATACTGATTCAGAATTTGAAGCTGTATTTGATTCAATACTATTTTCTATTGTTGCTACTACTTTTTCATAATCTGCTTCTTTTATACGAATCGAGTTTTGTATTTCTTTGGCTTCCTGAAATACTAAACTTTGATCTTGAAGATAAGAAATGTTACTTTTAATGGTAGCAATTTCATTAGCAAGAACTTTATATTTGTCTAAAATATCATTAGAGTTTAATAGCTCTAAGCTTTCAGAGCGTTTAATATTTAAGTCTTTTAATGAGTTAGATAGATCATTAATTTCCTGCTCAAGTCGAGTTTTTTCTTTTAATAAAAAAGAACGTCGTTCTTTCAAAATATCATTATGAAATTCAATTAATTGATTGTAATCTTTAACAACTTGATCATTAAAAATAATGCCAATATCCTGAAAAAGCTGTTGAGTTTCTTTCACATTAAATTTGATTTTTGAATCAGACAATGAAATATTGATTTGGTCTAAATTAGCTTTTTGATAGTAAAGATCATTATTGATCTTACGGATATCTTTTCCAAATTGCTTCACTAAATTGTCAGTAGTAATTTGATCAACAGAACTAAAGTCTAGAGATTTCAATTGATCCTCTTTAATCTTTAGGGTCTGATTTTTAATTGCAATTAAACCTTCAATTTCAGATATATTTTTTGCTTCAACAGTAGGTAAGATTTTTTTCTTCTTATCTTTAAGATCTTCTAATTCAGATTCAATCTCATACGACTGCTCAATTGCTTGAGAGTCTAAACCTAAGATTTTAGCTAATAATGGTTTCCATTGAGAATGTGCCCCTTTAAAACCTAGGTCAAATGGGTCATCAAAATCATTTTGACTTCTTAATAAATA contains these protein-coding regions:
- a CDS encoding recombination directionality factor yields the protein MIKGLAITPPILGRISIGKVVEKNGKRLPEKDDQFTITSQIQGKEGWIKHPLDEQLRAKAPNQKLRTIPVRMIFDDPELNLRAEYTLFDRQTGRPVCVGNGETCQRLTHQGVEQHPCPSPDLCPLAQGGNCKPFGRLHVNLDESDELGTFIFRTTGFNSIRTLAARLSYYHAASNGLLSCLPLQLTLRGKSTTQSYRTPVYYVDLTLRDGVNLQHAIQMAQDIDQQSKAIGFNQTALDQMARECIANAQFEVNTEEGLDLVEEFYSDENQETEVEQAQPLTMTRAKVKVKSNQGEDFVQDMQKGLQGSVRAVN
- a CDS encoding DUF2326 domain-containing protein, with the protein product MKLSKLYSNQQQYFDDIHFNSGLNVVLAEIRLSTNTEKDTHNLGKSTLRDLINFCLVSKKDKDFFLFANEQFASFIFFLEIELQTGTFLTIRRSVKNGSKFSFKQHKEKFQDYKNIPDDQWDHFEVGYDKSKHLLDSYLNLTEISPYSFRKVIGYLLRSQNDFDDPFDLGFKGAHSQWKPLLAKILGLDSQAIEQSYEIESELEDLKDKKKKILPTVEAKNISEIEGLIAIKNQTLKIKEDQLKSLDFSSVDQITTDNLVKQFGKDIRKINNDLYYQKANLDQINISLSDSKIKFNVKETQQLFQDIGIIFNDQVVKDYNQLIEFHNDILKERRSFLLKEKTRLEQEINDLSNSLKDLNIKRSESLELLNSNDILDKYKVLANEIATIKSNISYLQDQSLVFQEAKEIQNSIRIKEADYEKVVATIENSIESNTASNSESVFANIRLNFSHLVNSVISEPAMLSVNLNNENHVSFSASLLDSTGNKTSADKGNSYKKLLCIAFDLAMLKAYQNKNFPHFVFHDGVFETLDDRKKENLLKEIYSLGNEGIQQIITMIQADIPNDYEEVSEWITDSEIIVRLHDDGKQGRLFKMQTW
- a CDS encoding DUF932 domain-containing protein; protein product: MAHQLEQMAYVGETPWHGLGNQLTQNQPIEVWAQQAGMDWRIESSNVSYMAQNERGQSIIMPYEEQRVLYRSDTHAPLSVVSQRFQEVQPREILEFYRDLTEQSGFELETAGVLKGGKKFWALARTGQSSMLKGKDVSNGYMLLATACDGTLATTAQFTSIRVVCNNTLAIALKGQNSSAGVVKVPHSTKFDAEKVKQQLGISVRAWDEHMYEMKQLTQRKVSQMEASAYFDAVFNNSTMNNVLDQEDNIIQFYRDVATQAQANGKDKAEPNGKAMSRAMEMFNGQGRGAELSSAKGTAYGLLCSITEFIDHERRAMSTDHRLDSAWFGAGASIKQRGLEQALSMLT
- a CDS encoding YqaJ viral recombinase family nuclease, whose product is MNTAILDPTIQQASTPFIAPKLFTAKRLVNTKNMTQAEWLEVRRQGIGSSDCAAACGLNPYMSMLELWMIKTGRVKQSIEDESSGHAPLYWGKQLEPLVAEYYSMHTNNKVRRINAVLQHPEADKYFMLANLDYSVVGSDEVQILECKTAGEYGAKLWRDGVPLYVLCQVQHQLAVTGKKAAHICVLICGHETRIYKVVRSESVIQHIVNAERYFWECVEKDIPPDADASESAAKAIQQLYPQHIPLTVEDLSQNEHANQLFTQLIQEKHHIEAHQNRFDETKHQIQMLMKDAERATFAMGSVTWKRAKDSIGLDTKAVLKLHPELINQFPQNKIGTRRFQIYSDDE
- a CDS encoding YagK/YfjJ domain-containing protein encodes the protein MYQNIQYDQLYHEAEVLAAVDHFIQEVCLGSYDLYHQNLMIDLQKLVPSFKPIYNADFSYCNSVLIFIEVVKIIDYTLSLMPQGNYGSITNFDEMIVWHILTYIQSLSGCIQQQLMNYQQRELKNQQSLFDYTYTLIHHYARTLVVRVDLSIKKEYQALYNIQAFNLALDIMLRRIADQDTCFSHLYGYAWALEHGITKGYHCHLLLMYDGNEHHRDYALGEWVGQCWEQITHGCGYIFNCNHSDYKAKFEAMGTLGVGMIHRNNANEVYNFLNYIVPYLVNEEKEQQHPRVKDSTNMRSFGTGQFNSKNRRRIEFSSNDSK